In Gammaproteobacteria bacterium, the genomic stretch TCTCACGAGCGACACGGCCATATTCAGGGGCGTCGAATGTACCTGCAGAGCCAGCGATAGTATGAGTTAGGCGGAAAAGTTCTTGTACATCATGACTATTGCATTGCGACGAGCTAAGGCGGGCAATAAGCGCGTTGATGCTTTCGGCCTGTACTAGCATCTCCTTCCGATATGCCGACTTCAGTTCGTCTAGTCGTTGCTCAAAAATCTGTTTTGGAATACTACTCATGGGTAAATAATCTAAATTGGTGAAAAAGTGTACGAAATATCGAGCAATTTGTATTTCCTTACTCACAATGCCTGATATCGGCTCGTATTCGTAAAACCTTGAAGTAGATTGTGGGAAATATGACGTTCGATTTAGAACGTCTTGTCTAAAGTAGGTCAATTTAATAAAGATTAGGTTTTTCGCAGCCAAATATTCGACAATACAGTTTGGCGAATTGACAGGCGAGGAAAAGATTCATATGAGCCATGTCGTCGATTGAGTATCGATGCACGGGAAATATTTAGGCAAAACATATATGCCGTTTAACCCTGGCTTATAATGTCTACCACAAAAGGGAGTTGTTGATGAAAACTAAAACAATTGTTCTGGCAGCGATTGTATTTTTTTGTTCTTTTTTGAGCTTGTCCGTTCAAGCGTTTGAAGTAAAGAATAGGCTCAGTTTGCGTATTAATCCGATTGGCTTAGTCGGTGCTGTGTTTAGCGGTGATGTGATGTTGAAGGTATGGCCACAGGTGGCTGTTGGTCCAGTGTTCGCTTATCAGGATTTTGACTTTTCGGGCGCCTCAAGCAAGCTGCTGGGAACAGGTATGCGTATCGAATGGTATTTTGACGAAGCATTACAGAACGGTGGCTATGTTGGTTTGTTGTCTACATACGCACAAACCGAAAACTCAATTACGGAACAAGCCAAGCGCTATTCGAGAGCGGGTAGGGACTTGCGAATTGTTGGCATGATTGGCTATTTATGGCGTTGGGATAATGTGACATTTAATTTAGGAATTGGCGGTGGCTACACGTCTTTTGGAAACCCGGACTTGATTGCAGATGACGGCGCAGTATTTGACATGCCAATTAAGTTTCCAGATTCCCATGTTGCGGTAAATATGGATATCAGTCTTGGTTGGGTGTTTTAGCGCGAGAGAATATGTTAACTGCGCACTTGTTTTATCGTAAGTCAGTAAATAGAACGTAATTCTGTTTGATGGCTATCGGCTTCGCTGAGATGGGTGCGTACTAGCTCTGCAGGCATCGTTTTTTAGGCTGTGTTTTTATCCGCGTTGTAGATAAACAAGCAATCTTCAGGTTTTGTTTTACATATAGTGTCACGACTTGAAGGTAATACCTTTAACCGTTCAACATAGCATCCTGTAGTGATAAATGTTTATCCTGCCGGGAGTATTCTGCTTTTTCTGTTGTCTGACACCGCTAGTGTCTCAGATGCAGATGTGATGACTCCAGATTTTAAGGGATGAGCAGCGACAGTGTTTGATGCTCCTCGTATTTTGGAAACAGTCTATGCTTTAAAGGCGGGGTTTATGGAATATAACCATTTCCGAGATCAGTTTGGGAAAGCGCAATGCAGTTAACTGTATGTGTCAACAAGTCGTGCTTCAATTTGTCATTTGAAATATTAAGTAGATTGGTTTTAACTCATTGAATAGTTAATTGAAAGTATTGGCTTCTAAAAGTTGGATGTTGATGCTAAGAGCAGGTTAAGTGGTATCGTGTATACATTGCCATCTTGCAGTAAAAAGTGTTAAAAGGTCTTGATAATGAAAAAGGATTTGTGGCTGCTATTAGGGCTTTTATATGCGTTTACATCGACGTCTGTACGCGCATCACCTGTAGTATTGGATTCCGAGTTCTTAGCTCCCGGTGAGAGCGGGGTATCTTTCGAATATTTGCTCTTTTCTTCCAAGGCTGACGGCTTTTTCTCAACCAGTCTTATATCTGCTGTTTATAAAAGTGAATTGCTCCGTAACGCGGCTATAGCTCGATATCAATTGGGTATCGGTGATGCAGTTAATGTCACCGCTGCAATCCCATACCAGATTTTTGTTCATCAGAATGAATCATTGGAAAACAAACTCAAAAGAGTTGAATATCGTGTGACCGGCAAAGGTTTCATGGATCCCTCTATTAGAATTAAAGCCAGACTGGCCAATAAAAAGTTATTGAGCATATCCAGCTTTGCATCGGTCAGCATTCCTGTTGCCGACGACACAATCGCGATTGCAGAAATTAAAGAGGATGATGTAATCATTCAAAATGGAAAACCAGGTGCAGCCGGTCAAGGAAATATTGATTTGGATGCAGGCTTTTTTCTATTGTCCAAGCTCAATCATTGGCTCAAGGTGCAAACTGTCCTTTCCTATAATTATTCTGCAAGCAAATTGAGCGGTGGAGCTAAGGTTGACCAAGGTGATTCTCTGAATTTTTCTCTGACTAGTCTGATGAATATAAAGAGTTGGTTGGCGTTATCCGTTGAGGGAAGGGCAGGACACCAGTTTGAGGGAAATAGCGGTAGTTTAATATCATTGTCATCGCAATTTGTCGGCGTCTCAGCAGGATTGCATTTACGACCGTTCAAGAATTTACTGATTGGTATCCAAGGGGGATATGGTCGTGTTTTGGGATTGAGGCGCGTTGATCAGGCAAACGATCTG encodes the following:
- a CDS encoding Hpt domain-containing protein, with protein sequence MSSIPKQIFEQRLDELKSAYRKEMLVQAESINALIARLSSSQCNSHDVQELFRLTHTIAGSAGTFDAPEYGRVAREMTELLRKYAETATIPEQIVLASIRDAFARLQTEGAKHRNQSAKS
- a CDS encoding DUF3575 domain-containing protein translates to MKTKTIVLAAIVFFCSFLSLSVQAFEVKNRLSLRINPIGLVGAVFSGDVMLKVWPQVAVGPVFAYQDFDFSGASSKLLGTGMRIEWYFDEALQNGGYVGLLSTYAQTENSITEQAKRYSRAGRDLRIVGMIGYLWRWDNVTFNLGIGGGYTSFGNPDLIADDGAVFDMPIKFPDSHVAVNMDISLGWVF